One region of Baekduia soli genomic DNA includes:
- a CDS encoding DUF7218 family protein, producing the protein MPAAKNPGPSVKDDKLYEALRDDGASKEKAARIANAKAAGTDVSAKGGHAGSYEDRTVDELRHRAAELGIEGRSGMTKDELVDALRHH; encoded by the coding sequence ATGCCCGCTGCGAAGAACCCCGGACCGAGCGTCAAGGACGACAAGCTCTACGAGGCGCTGCGCGACGACGGCGCCAGCAAGGAGAAGGCGGCCCGCATCGCCAACGCGAAGGCCGCCGGCACCGACGTCAGCGCCAAGGGCGGCCACGCCGGTTCCTACGAGGACCGCACGGTCGACGAGCTGCGCCACCGCGCCGCCGAGCTCGGCATCGAGGGCCGTTCGGGTATGACCAAGGACGAGCTGGTCGACGCGCTGCGCCATCACTGA